One genomic region from Nitrospirota bacterium encodes:
- the folK gene encoding 2-amino-4-hydroxy-6-hydroxymethyldihydropteridine diphosphokinase, with translation MARAFISIGSNIDPETNVRSAILGLASTERVTAISTVYRTEPVGPPGQPWFYNCVVEIETDLAPRELKFRLLRSIESELGRTRGSDKFAARTIDLDLLLWDGLVMTTPDLVLPDPDIPLRPFLAIPIRELAPGLVLPGSGLHIREAAAALSPNAMTPLEAYTEELRKELLHERKQ, from the coding sequence ATGGCGCGGGCCTTCATAAGCATCGGATCGAACATCGACCCGGAAACGAATGTGAGGAGCGCCATCCTCGGGCTCGCTTCGACGGAGCGGGTCACGGCGATCTCAACGGTCTATCGTACGGAGCCCGTCGGACCGCCAGGTCAGCCGTGGTTCTACAACTGTGTGGTGGAGATCGAAACGGACCTTGCCCCCCGGGAGCTTAAGTTCCGGCTGCTGCGCAGCATCGAGAGCGAACTTGGCAGGACCCGGGGCAGTGACAAGTTCGCGGCGCGTACCATCGACCTCGATCTGCTCCTCTGGGACGGGCTCGTGATGACGACACCGGACTTGGTCCTCCCGGACCCCGATATCCCGCTGCGGCCGTTCCTTGCGATCCCGATCCGGGAGCTCGCGCCCGGCCTGGTCCTGCCGGGATCGGGGCTGCATATACGGGAAGCGGCGGCGGCCTTGTCTCCGAACGCCATGACGCCGCTCGAGGCCTACACAGAAGAACTGCGAAAGGAACTCCTCCATGAGCGGAAACAGTGA
- the folE gene encoding GTP cyclohydrolase I FolE → MSGNSERIEKLVEELLIELGEDPQREGLLKTPKRVAASLAYLTSGYRADLGALVNDACFAQETTSMIVVKDIELYSLCEHHLLPFYGRCHIGYIPRGRVFGVSKLARLVDMYARRLQIQERLTEQIAFAIKDSINADGVGVMIEARHLCMMMRGVEKQNSMFVTSAVLGVFRTNPATREEFLSIINRPKTL, encoded by the coding sequence ATGAGCGGAAACAGTGAACGGATCGAAAAACTGGTAGAGGAACTGCTGATCGAGCTCGGCGAAGACCCGCAGCGGGAAGGTCTCCTCAAGACGCCCAAACGCGTTGCCGCGTCCCTCGCCTATCTGACCTCGGGCTACCGGGCCGATCTCGGGGCGCTGGTCAACGATGCCTGCTTCGCGCAGGAAACGACCAGCATGATCGTGGTAAAGGACATCGAGCTGTACAGCCTCTGCGAACATCACCTGCTGCCGTTCTACGGCCGCTGCCATATCGGCTACATTCCCCGGGGACGAGTCTTCGGCGTCAGCAAACTGGCCCGCCTGGTCGACATGTATGCCCGCAGGCTCCAGATCCAGGAGCGGCTCACGGAACAAATCGCCTTTGCGATCAAGGACTCGATCAACGCCGACGGCGTCGGCGTCATGATCGAAGCGCGCCACCTCTGCATGATGATGCGGGGAGTAGAGAAGCAGAATTCCATGTTCGTGACCTCGGCGGTGCTCGGGGTCTTCCGAACGAACCCTGCGACGAGAGAGGAATTTTTATCGATCATTAACAGGCCGAAAACGCTGTAA
- a CDS encoding SDR family oxidoreductase, with product MTDHLTETPEQSAAASLKGKVALITGASRRIGRALAIALAEEGVNIVAHDRKAQESETARVCNEVEDCGAKSWSIIADLERPEEYESLTARALQAGGGLDILINNASIFLPTSIMDVGFSDVVRHMQVNAWTPFVLSREFARLAGRGKIINILDTRIASHDPAHVAYLLSKQMLASLTRICALEFAPAITVNAVAPGLILPPAGKDESYLDRLAEKVPLRKHGGPGDIADTVLYLLKSGFVTGQIIYVDGGRRLLEGGNGPDSD from the coding sequence ATGACCGATCATCTCACGGAGACCCCGGAACAGAGCGCCGCAGCGAGCCTGAAGGGAAAGGTCGCCCTGATAACCGGTGCCAGCAGAAGGATAGGACGCGCACTCGCCATCGCTCTTGCGGAAGAGGGCGTAAATATCGTGGCGCACGACCGCAAGGCGCAGGAATCCGAGACCGCAAGGGTGTGCAATGAAGTCGAGGACTGCGGGGCGAAGTCCTGGAGCATCATTGCCGATCTCGAACGGCCGGAAGAGTACGAGTCGTTGACCGCCCGGGCCCTCCAGGCTGGGGGGGGGCTCGACATCCTGATCAACAATGCCTCCATCTTTCTTCCGACTTCGATCATGGATGTCGGCTTCAGCGACGTGGTGCGACATATGCAGGTGAACGCGTGGACGCCCTTTGTCCTTTCCCGCGAGTTCGCAAGGCTCGCCGGCCGTGGCAAGATCATCAATATTCTCGATACCCGCATAGCCAGCCATGATCCGGCGCACGTGGCGTACCTCCTGAGCAAGCAGATGCTCGCGTCCCTGACAAGGATATGCGCGCTGGAATTCGCTCCAGCCATTACGGTAAACGCCGTTGCGCCCGGCTTGATTCTCCCGCCAGCGGGTAAGGATGAGAGCTACCTCGACCGGCTGGCAGAAAAGGTCCCCCTCAGGAAGCACGGGGGGCCGGGGGACATCGCGGACACTGTTCTCTATCTGCTTAAAAGCGGCTTCGTGACCGGCCAGATCATCTACGTTGACGGCGGCCGGCGCCTTCTGGAGGGCGGCAATGGACCGGATTCTGATTAA
- a CDS encoding anhydro-N-acetylmuramic acid kinase has product MPNILPMSQNALLQEKAPQPFCVGANIGAITVKAVALRGDDVFSSVKAHQGRPLEVLGEMLVGKEFDGADWFGVSGRRGHITEVAAIQRALAELGGDFDAVVSLGGESFLVYLLTDGRIENVLSHNKCAAGSGEFFVQQIGRMRLTIEEAIQRSFSGKVVPLASRCSVHCKSDITHKLNRNEASPEDILHTLHDSMADKVISLLEKGQQQLKRVLVIGGVSRNAALLAALREKLPSTEIVVAAQSLCFEAWGCALLTRDDPRYSSPQISLQPILDSFPPLHRQADRVQVIAPVPRQAPPEGLLVLGLDAGSTTTKAVLLDPATRAVVASHYTRTRSDPVAATRECLRVIGQEAGNLRVGLIGTTGSARELVGAYLGTSHVYNEISAHATGATHFDPDVDTIFEIGGQDSKYIRLKNGVPVDYAMNNACSAGTGSFLEESAQGDLGITVSEIAEAALAAPSPVQLKATCAAFINSDIRIAFQQGQSAENIVAGLVYAIAANYLTKVKGPRAVGKKVFLQGGVALNRAVGHAFAHSVDRMVVIPPSPELMGALGVALLALTRSHDTLDTETDLLSLAKAEMASPGRFICKACRMHCSIDRFEVGGRRFPFGGRCSLYEHVWKRNTHVVAAADLVEQRAEMIFGTTNDQVERPAMDRVQPTIGIPRALLTHSLYPLYSVFFKGLGLNVVLSGLDPKGELKSYSGFCFPAQTAHGAILDLAKQGVDAVFLPHVKRMPRTGPCRDSYLCPITQASPFFLAEAFPNVRFLSPVLDFTRGYECGLELEEMTSREFAIGRERVGQAWEAAKSAQKKAERAMRELGQHALEQALFERKPAIVLAGRSYNAYAAEASQSIGRKLSSMGAAAIPADCLAPVEEGPFAWHFSNQVLNAMTLAKKYPNLFLVCISNFSCTVDAFTHARVASEMGAKPYLILEIDAHTADAGVQTRLEAFLDIVHNYQAAPAVQSAQFSLCRTGAGSTVIRSEGETVSMQDPRVRFYFPNFSEVHSQAMAMAFRWMGLHAGKIAPLDRDQLERGLQYTSGRECLPLPLCIGQLLKINEERARGEIAGFYMLEGGAPCVLDAYLDFLRRFIVEQRLPDLFLFVPTAENGRSAIDRITLAKNTALTLLAADLLVEIEHVLRVVGAPGSVDQLRQEWQRLVDAADSEARFQAELPGFVELIAALPRTRERRTCPRVIVMGDFFTRFSPFFMDGVRDLYSERGIILKPVDMTDLLLYHTYYGVTEAAREWGMKPGGLALAKACSRIFQRDGKQYLQHWLAYQAERRVEGEYRRLFEKTGLLVAGPNDAASLFEKASDHVSPGIYGEIVPTVGRGLEAEALGYDGIIIIGPFNCLPFRISEAILKPLSIRHGMPVLTYESDGYAVSPTVLRQVDVHIQQVLEHAARVSTA; this is encoded by the coding sequence ATGCCGAACATCCTGCCCATGAGTCAGAATGCATTATTGCAGGAAAAGGCGCCGCAACCGTTCTGTGTGGGCGCGAACATCGGCGCCATAACGGTGAAGGCAGTGGCCTTGCGTGGGGACGATGTCTTCTCCAGCGTGAAGGCCCATCAGGGCCGTCCCCTGGAGGTGCTCGGGGAAATGCTCGTCGGGAAGGAGTTTGACGGAGCCGACTGGTTCGGGGTGTCCGGCCGCCGGGGGCACATCACCGAGGTTGCCGCCATACAGCGGGCTTTGGCTGAGTTGGGGGGCGATTTCGATGCCGTCGTCTCGCTGGGCGGCGAGTCCTTTCTGGTGTATCTCCTTACGGACGGAAGGATCGAAAATGTGCTTTCGCACAATAAATGCGCTGCCGGAAGCGGCGAGTTCTTTGTGCAGCAGATCGGCCGGATGAGGCTTACTATCGAGGAAGCGATCCAGCGCTCATTCAGCGGGAAGGTCGTACCCCTGGCAAGCCGCTGCTCGGTCCACTGCAAGTCGGACATAACCCACAAGCTCAACCGGAATGAAGCGAGCCCCGAGGACATCCTGCACACGCTGCATGACAGCATGGCCGACAAGGTGATCTCGCTGCTCGAAAAGGGGCAGCAACAGCTCAAGCGGGTGCTCGTCATCGGCGGCGTATCCCGAAACGCCGCCCTTTTGGCAGCTTTGCGAGAGAAGCTTCCTTCCACGGAAATCGTCGTCGCAGCGCAGAGTCTTTGTTTCGAGGCCTGGGGGTGCGCTCTGCTCACGCGCGACGACCCTCGCTACAGCTCTCCGCAGATCTCGCTTCAGCCGATCCTGGACAGCTTTCCGCCGCTTCATCGCCAGGCTGACAGGGTGCAGGTCATCGCGCCGGTGCCGCGGCAGGCGCCTCCGGAAGGTCTGCTCGTCCTTGGTCTTGATGCGGGGTCGACGACGACCAAGGCGGTCCTGCTCGATCCGGCAACGAGGGCGGTGGTCGCATCGCACTATACCCGCACGCGCAGCGACCCCGTGGCAGCGACGCGCGAATGCCTCAGGGTCATCGGGCAAGAGGCCGGCAACCTCAGGGTCGGACTTATCGGGACCACCGGCTCGGCCCGGGAACTGGTCGGCGCTTACCTGGGCACCTCCCATGTGTACAATGAGATCTCCGCCCATGCTACGGGAGCAACCCACTTCGACCCCGACGTGGACACCATCTTCGAGATCGGCGGCCAGGACTCCAAGTACATCCGCCTCAAAAACGGCGTGCCTGTCGATTACGCGATGAACAATGCCTGCTCTGCCGGCACCGGGTCTTTTCTGGAAGAGAGCGCCCAGGGGGACCTCGGCATCACCGTGTCGGAGATCGCAGAGGCCGCGCTGGCCGCGCCGTCCCCGGTGCAGCTCAAGGCAACCTGCGCTGCTTTCATCAATTCCGACATCCGCATCGCTTTCCAGCAGGGACAGTCGGCAGAGAACATAGTTGCCGGGCTGGTCTACGCGATCGCCGCGAACTATCTCACCAAGGTCAAGGGGCCGCGCGCCGTGGGCAAAAAGGTGTTCCTGCAGGGCGGCGTTGCCCTGAACCGCGCCGTGGGCCACGCCTTTGCCCACAGTGTAGACCGCATGGTCGTGATCCCCCCCAGCCCGGAACTGATGGGAGCGCTGGGCGTCGCGCTCCTGGCCCTCACACGGTCTCATGACACCCTCGATACTGAGACGGACCTGCTCTCCCTGGCCAAAGCCGAGATGGCGTCCCCGGGACGCTTCATCTGCAAGGCATGCCGGATGCACTGCAGCATCGACCGCTTCGAGGTTGGGGGCCGGCGTTTCCCCTTCGGCGGGCGCTGCAGCCTTTACGAACATGTGTGGAAGAGAAATACCCACGTTGTTGCGGCGGCGGACCTGGTGGAGCAGCGTGCGGAAATGATCTTTGGAACCACGAACGATCAGGTCGAAAGGCCGGCAATGGATCGTGTTCAGCCGACCATCGGAATTCCGAGAGCGCTTTTGACGCACTCGCTCTACCCGCTCTACTCGGTCTTCTTCAAGGGCCTGGGACTGAACGTTGTTCTGTCCGGTCTTGACCCCAAGGGCGAGCTGAAGTCCTATTCAGGCTTTTGCTTTCCCGCGCAGACAGCGCACGGAGCGATCCTGGACCTTGCCAAACAAGGCGTGGATGCGGTCTTCCTGCCCCACGTGAAGCGCATGCCCCGGACCGGCCCGTGCCGTGATTCCTACCTCTGCCCGATCACCCAAGCCAGCCCCTTTTTCCTTGCTGAAGCATTCCCCAATGTCCGCTTTCTTTCCCCGGTCCTGGATTTCACGCGCGGCTACGAATGCGGCCTGGAACTGGAGGAGATGACCAGCCGCGAGTTCGCGATCGGACGCGAACGGGTTGGGCAGGCTTGGGAAGCGGCAAAGAGCGCTCAGAAGAAGGCTGAACGCGCCATGCGGGAGCTGGGGCAGCATGCCCTGGAGCAGGCGCTGTTCGAAAGAAAACCAGCGATCGTGCTTGCCGGCCGCAGTTACAACGCCTACGCAGCCGAGGCGTCTCAATCAATCGGTAGGAAGCTGTCCAGCATGGGCGCGGCAGCCATCCCCGCTGATTGCCTGGCGCCGGTCGAAGAAGGGCCCTTTGCATGGCACTTCTCCAACCAGGTCCTGAACGCCATGACCCTGGCCAAAAAATATCCGAACCTGTTCCTGGTCTGCATCAGCAATTTCAGCTGCACCGTGGACGCCTTTACCCACGCAAGGGTCGCGTCCGAGATGGGCGCCAAGCCGTACCTGATCCTCGAGATCGACGCGCACACCGCCGACGCCGGTGTCCAGACCCGTCTCGAAGCGTTCCTGGACATTGTTCATAACTATCAGGCAGCACCGGCCGTTCAGAGCGCGCAGTTCTCCCTGTGCAGGACCGGCGCCGGGAGTACGGTCATCCGTTCAGAGGGAGAGACCGTATCCATGCAAGATCCGCGGGTACGGTTTTATTTTCCCAATTTCTCCGAGGTCCATTCACAGGCGATGGCCATGGCGTTTCGCTGGATGGGCCTGCACGCCGGCAAGATCGCTCCGCTGGACCGGGACCAGCTCGAGCGGGGCCTCCAGTATACGTCGGGCCGCGAGTGCCTTCCTCTGCCGCTCTGCATCGGACAACTGCTCAAGATCAACGAAGAGCGCGCACGCGGCGAGATAGCGGGATTTTACATGCTGGAGGGCGGCGCGCCCTGCGTATTGGACGCCTACCTGGACTTTCTCAGGCGCTTCATCGTCGAACAGCGATTGCCCGACCTGTTCCTGTTCGTCCCGACCGCAGAGAACGGACGGAGCGCGATCGACAGAATAACACTCGCTAAGAACACAGCGCTCACGCTCCTCGCGGCGGACCTCCTCGTGGAGATCGAGCACGTTCTCCGTGTTGTCGGCGCTCCAGGCAGCGTGGATCAGCTCAGGCAGGAGTGGCAGCGGCTTGTGGACGCAGCGGACTCGGAGGCCCGGTTCCAGGCCGAGCTGCCCGGATTCGTCGAGCTGATCGCAGCGCTGCCGCGCACGCGGGAGCGGCGGACCTGTCCGCGGGTGATCGTCATGGGTGACTTTTTCACCCGGTTCAGCCCGTTCTTCATGGACGGCGTCCGGGACCTCTATTCTGAACGAGGCATAATCCTGAAGCCGGTTGATATGACCGACCTGCTGCTCTATCACACCTATTACGGGGTGACCGAAGCGGCCCGCGAATGGGGCATGAAGCCGGGCGGCCTTGCTTTGGCCAAGGCCTGTTCGAGGATTTTCCAGAGGGACGGAAAGCAGTATCTGCAGCACTGGCTTGCCTATCAGGCGGAGAGACGGGTCGAGGGAGAATACCGGAGGCTGTTTGAGAAAACAGGCCTTCTCGTGGCAGGTCCCAATGATGCAGCTTCCCTGTTCGAGAAGGCCTCTGATCATGTGTCGCCGGGGATCTACGGCGAGATTGTCCCGACCGTAGGCCGGGGATTGGAGGCCGAGGCCCTGGGCTACGATGGGATCATCATCATTGGGCCGTTCAACTGCCTCCCGTTCCGGATCTCGGAGGCGATCCTGAAACCGCTCAGTATCCGGCACGGGATGCCTGTTCTTACCTACGAGAGCGATGGCTACGCGGTCTCGCCGACGGTCCTCCGGCAGGTGGACGTCCACATCCAGCAGGTCCTTGAACACGCGGCCAGGGTTTCCACGGCATAG
- the folB gene encoding dihydroneopterin aldolase, protein MDRILIKDLLVRCVIGVHDEERRDKQDVLINVALAVDLRKAGSSDRIEDSVDYRALNKQVLGMAERSQFHLVEALAQAVADICLGHPSVQEATVRIEKPGALRFARSVGVEIVRKRPG, encoded by the coding sequence ATGGACCGGATTCTGATTAAGGACCTTCTGGTGCGGTGCGTCATCGGCGTTCATGACGAGGAGCGCCGGGACAAACAGGACGTGCTTATCAACGTGGCGCTCGCAGTGGATCTTAGGAAGGCCGGCTCGAGCGACCGGATCGAAGACTCCGTGGATTACCGCGCCCTGAATAAGCAGGTCCTGGGCATGGCGGAGCGCTCGCAGTTCCATCTCGTCGAAGCCCTGGCACAGGCAGTGGCCGACATCTGCCTCGGCCATCCGTCGGTCCAGGAAGCAACGGTGAGGATCGAAAAACCCGGGGCGCTCAGGTTCGCACGGAGCGTCGGCGTGGAGATCGTCAGGAAGCGGCCGGGCTGA